From a single Phragmites australis chromosome 7, lpPhrAust1.1, whole genome shotgun sequence genomic region:
- the LOC133925086 gene encoding beta-D-xylosidase 4-like produces the protein MAMAGPRFSASAVLAVAVAAALLCVNCNVARAQTPVFACDASNATLAGYGFCNRSASAAARAADLVSRLTLGEKVGFLVDKQAALPRLGIPLYEWWSEALHGVSYVGPGTRFSPLVPAATSFPQPILTAASFNVTLFRAIGEVVSNEARAMHNVGLAGLTFWSPNINIFRDPRWGRGQETPGEDPLLASKYAVGYVTGLQDASSGDSLKVAACCKHYTAYDVDNWNGVERYTFNAVVSQQDLDDTFQPPFKSCVIDGNVASVMCSYNQVNGKPTCADEDLLSGVIRGDWKLNGYISSDCDSVDVLYNNQHYTKTPEDAAAISIKAGLDLNCGNFLAQHTVAAVQAGKLSESDVDRAITNNFIVLMRLGFFDGDPRKLPFGNLGPNDVCTSANQELARETACQGIVLLENKGALPLSAKSIKSMAVIGPNANASFTMIGNYEGTPCKYTTPLQGLGANVATVYQPGCTNVGCSGNSLQLDAATKAAASADVTVLVVGADQSIERESLDRTSLLLPGQQPQLVSAVANASRGPCILVIMSGGPFDISFAKSSDKISAILWVGYPGEAGGAALADILFGYHNPSGRLPVTWYPESFTKVPMTDMRMRPDPSTGYPGRTYRFYTGDTVYAFGDGLSYTSFAHHLVSAPKQVAVPLAEGHTCLTEHCLSVEAEGGHCENLAFDVHLRVRNAGKMGGRHTVFLFSSPPSVHNAPAKHLLGFEKVALEPGQSGVVAFKVDVCKDLSVVDELGNRKVALGSHTLHVGDLKHTLNLRV, from the exons ATGGCCATGGCGGGGCCTCGGTTCTCGGCCTCGGCCGTGCTGGCggtggccgtggcggcggcgctgctcTGCGTCAACTGCAATGTGGCGCGGGCGCAGACGCCGGTGTTCGCGTGCGACGCGTCGAACGCGACGCTGGCCGGGTACGGGTTCTGCAACCGGtcggcgagcgcggcggcgcgggccgCTGACCTGGTGTCGCGGCTGACGCTGGGGGAGAAGGTTGGGTTCCTGGTGGACAAGCAGGCGGCGCTTCCGCGGCTGGGCATCCCGCTCTACGAGTGGTGGTCCGAGGCGCTGCACGGCGTGTCCTACGTCGGGCCCGGCACGCGGTTCTCGCCGCTCGTGCCCGCCGCCACCAGCTTCCCGCAGCCCATCCTCACCGCCGCGTCCTTCAACGTCACCCTCTTCCGTGCCATCGGCGAG GTGGTGTCGAACGAGGCGCGGGCGATGCACAACGTGGGGCTGGCGGGGCTCACGTTCTGGAGCCCCAACATCAACATCTTCCGCGACCCGCGGTGGGGGCGCGGGCAGGAGACGCCCGGCGAGGACCCGCTGCTGGCCAGCAAGTACGCCGTCGGCTACGTCACCGGCCTGCAGGACGCCAGCTCCGGCGACAGCCTCAAGGTCGCCGCCTGCTGCAAGCACTACACGGCCTACGACGTCGACAACTGGAACGGCGTCGAGCGCTACACCTTCAACGCCGTG GTGTCACAGCAGGATCTGGACGACACATTCCAGCCGCCGTTCAAGAGCTGCGTGATCGATGGGAATGTGGCCAGTGTCATGTGCTCCTACAATCAGGTCAACGGGAAGCCCACCTGCGCAGACGAGGACCTCCTGTCAGGAGTCATCAGAGGGGACTGGAAGCTCAACGG ATACATTTCGTCAGACTGCGACTCGGTTGATGTGCTGTACAATAACCAACACTACACTAAAACCCCCGAGGACGCGGCCGCCATCTCAATCAAAGCAG GGCTGGACCTGAACTGCGGCAACTTCCTGGCGCAGCACACCGTGGCGGCCGTGCAGGCCGGCAAGCTGTCAGAGTCCGACGTCGACCGGGCCATCACCAACAACTTCATCGTTCTCATGCGGCTGGGCTTCTTCGACGGCGACCCGCGGAAGCTCCCCTTTGGCAACCTCGGCCCCAACGACGTGTGCACGTCCGCCAACCAGGAGCTGGCCCGTGAGACTGCGTGCCAGGGCATCGTGCTCCTCGAGAACAAGGGCGCTCTCCCGCTCTCCGCGAAGTCCATCAAGTCCATGGCCGTCATTGGCCCCAACGCCAATGCCAGCTTCACCATGATAGGCAACTACGAAG GAACGCCGTGCAAGTACACGACACCTCTGCAGGGCCTGGGCGCGAACGTCGCCACCGTGTACCAGCCGGGCTGCACCAACGTTGGTTGCAGCGGGAACAGCCTCCAGCTTGACGCCGCCACAAAGGCGGCGGCCAGCGCTGACGTGACCGTGCTGGTCGTCGGCGCCGACCAGTCCATCGAGCGCGAGAGCCTGGACCGGACGAGCCTCCTCCTGCCCGGCCAGCAGCCACAGCTTGTGTCCGCGGTCGCCAACGCATCCAGGGGCCCATGCATCCTCGTCATCATGTCCGGTGGCCCGTTCGACATCTCGTTCGCGAAGTCCAGTGACAAGATCTCCGCTATTCTTTGGGTCGGCTACCCCGGCGAAGCTGGCGGCGCCGCCCTCGCAGACATCCTCTTCGGATACCACAACCCGA GTGGAAGGTTGCCGGTGACGTGGTACCCTGAGTCGTTCACCAAGGTCCCGATGACCGACATGCGAATGCGGCCGGACCCATCGACCGGCTATCCTGGGCGGACGTACCGGTTCTACACCGGCGACACAGTGTACGCCTTCGGTGACGGGCTGAGCTACACCAGCTTCGCCCACCACCTCGTGTCCGCGCCGAAGCAGGTGGCTGTGCCGCTCGCGGAGGGCCACACGTGCCTCACGGAGCACTGCCTATCCGTAGAGGCCGAGGGCGGGCACTGCGAGAACCTCGCGTTCGACGTGCACCTCCGGGTGCGGAACGCCGGCAAGATGGGCGGCAGGCACACCGTGTTCCTGTTCTCGTCACCGCCGTCTGTGCACAACGCGCCGGCGAAGCACCTGCTGGGGTTCGAGAAGGTGGCCCTGGAGCCCGGGCAGTCGGGCGTGGTGGCGTTCAAGGTGGACGTGTGCAAGGACCTGAGCGTCGTGGACGAGCTGGGCAATAGGAAGGTGGCGCTCGGCAGCCACACGCTCCACGTCGGGGACCTGAAGCACACGCTAAACTTGAGGGTTTAA
- the LOC133925085 gene encoding stress enhanced protein 2, chloroplastic-like — translation MAAAARAIICELAPQKAAVQLPTPPRTRYGGKVVLQPRLCTLRSYGAGSGVVTRRMLEGEEEGNAGADSGGSSASPFFASLADYIESSRKSQDFETISGRLAMVAFAAAVAVEVTTGSSLFKKLDMMEIEEAAGVCVAVVACAAAFAWISSSRNRIGQMFTLGCNVFVDAFIDNIVEALFSEGELQDWSDDV, via the exons ATggcggccgcggcgcgcgcgATCATCTGCGAGTTGGCTCCGCAGAAGGCGGCGGTGCAGCTGCCCACGCCGCCGAGGACGCGTTACGGTGGGAAGGTCGTGCTCCAGCCGCGGCTGTGCACGCTCCGGTCGTACGGCGCCGGCAGCGGCGTGGTGACGCGGAGGATgctggagggggaggaggagggtaaCGCGGGTGCGGACTCGGGTGGCTCTTCTGCCTCCCCGTTCTTTGCGTCGCTCGCCGACTACATCGagagctcccgcaagagccagGACTTCGAGACCATCTCCGGCCGCCTCGCCATG GTCGCGTtcgcggcggccgtggcggtGGAGGTGACGACGGGCAGCTCGCTGTTCAAGAAGCTGGACATGATGGAGATTGAGGAGGCAGCAGGTGTGTGTGTGGCCGTGGTCGCCTGCGCCGCCGCGTTCGCGTGGATCTCCAGCTCGCGCAACAGGATCGGACAGATGTTCACGCTGGGCTGCAACGTCTTCGTCGACGCGTTCATCGACAACATCGTCGAGGCGCTCTTCTCCGAGGGCGAGCTCCAGGACTGGTCCGACGACGTATAA